The following nucleotide sequence is from Trifolium pratense cultivar HEN17-A07 linkage group LG2, ARS_RC_1.1, whole genome shotgun sequence.
ATGGCCTTCACGAAAGCATGTAGTTGCATGTGCTTCTGTTTGCCAATCTTGGAGGAATATGTGCAAGGACATTGTTAAGAGCCCTGAGTTCTGCGGCAAACTTACGTTTCCTGTGTCCCTGAAGCAGGTTGGTTGCATTATTTTGTAGTTCATCTCACTTTTTTATTAACAACTTATTACATTTATGTTGAGATAACAATGATAGTTGATATGGTATTAACATGCTAACATTTCGTTCGTTTCACTTTTCAGCCTGGGCCACGAGATGGAATCATTCAATGCTTTATCAAACGAGATAAATCTAACTTAACATATCACCTATTCCTTTGTTTGAGCCCTGGTAAACGCTCTTCTCTTACACGTAATTATCCTTGAGTTTATATGGTTTTACGTTCCGATGCTTCTGATGTAATTGTGTAGATTTGTTCTGATGTGATGTATCGAAATTCAGACAGCTTagttcttttttgttttgttgaagtTACCGGATATATGAATGTTTTGCGGCTGCATGTGTGTGTATGTTTGCATGGATATTTGATTTGCGCTGATGCAATTAATAGTATTGGACGGTACTTTTGGAAATGGTCATTATTAGTTTGTGTTCACAATTTCCATAACAGTTATCACcctgtttttttttctcactttgTGATGATTGATACTACAAGTCCCTGATATCCTTTGTTTGATATCCATTAAGTTAGGGTGAGGCTTAACGATTTATTTTGTCGTTTTATATTATGGAGGTATCTTATTATGTAGTCAGCTAAGATTTGATTTTCTTCAGACCGATAAAATTAAcaagttttgttattttatactaattttttttcctaccgtGTGATGTGTGTTATGTTTTTTATGTTGATGTAATGAATCGTCTTTGCACTATTATATTCTAGTACATGCTGAACTTAAGTTTTTGTTCACATTTctgttttatttgatttgacTTTGCAGCTTTGTTGGTTGAAAATGGAAAATTCCTTCTTTCTGCTAAGAGGACACGGAGAACAACATACACTGAGTATGTTATTTCCATGGATGCTGACAACATCTCAAGATCAAGTAATACTTACATCGGAAAGCTGAGGTAACTTACTGCTTGCAAATGTTTGTCACCCGGTTTATTCTGTCATTGACTACGTTAAAAATGTCTTTTTGTCGATAAAAATACTGTCAAAACTACTATGGTTTAAGACTTGGACTATCAAAATGCATTCTAAGTTCTAACTCCTAGAAGTATAAAAGTGAATCAATGATCGTGCGAAGGtgtaaagtaaatttttttaccTTCATAATATTTAGattcacatatatataattatttaagaATATGCTGTAATTGTTATTATCAAAGGTAATAAATAGTCTAGGGTTTTTATTTCATAACTAATTTTCCACTTATGTGATGCAGATATATCTTTGTTTGCTATTCATATTTTCAAGACAATTTaccgttttttttgttttatttatattattattttgatacaCCAGATCAAACTTTCTTGGAACAAAATTCATTATATATGATACACAGCCTCCCTACACTACTGCTCATATATGCCCTCCGGGGACTGGGAAGACGAGCCGCAGATTTTCTAAAAAGGTATCACCTAAGGTCCCATCCGGGAGTTACAACATAGCTCAGGTAACATATGAACTAAATGTGCTCGGTACTCGAGGCCCAAGGAAGATGCACTGCATTATGCATTCAATACCAAATTCAGCACTTGATGCGGGCGGCTCCGTTCCCGGACAGCCAGAACTTATTCCCCGTTCCCTGGAGGACTCATTCAGGAGCATCTCGTTTTCAAAGTCTCTAGATCATTCCATTGAGTTCAGCAGCTCGCGGTTTTCTGATATCGGGGGATCCTATAATGAGGAAGATGACGGCAAGATGAGACCTTTGGTTCTGAAAAACAAGCCTCCAAGATGGCATGAACAATTACAGTGCTGGTGCCTCAACTTCCGGGGACGAGTAACTGTTGCATCTGTTAAGAACTTTCAGTTGATTGCGTCCACCCAACCACCTGCTGGCGCGCCGACACCATCTCAACCAGCTCCACCGGAACATGATAAGATAATTCTGCAATTTGGCAAAGTTGGGAAAGATATGTTCACCATGGATTATCGGTACCCTTTATCTGCATTCCAAGCTTTTGCGATATGCTTGAGCAGCTTCGACACCAAGTTGGCTTGTGAATAGGTTTAATCATGAAGCAGATATTAGTCTTTAAAGTGAACTAATCAAACTTTTGTGATGGTAAAATTCTCTTTGTTTTTATCTCTTTGTCCTATTCTTACTACTAGTGTTTATGGGATTAGGCCATTGTTATTGCTCAGATATTATATGACTAAATTGTAACCGGTGTAATAGGGTTTAAAGcatttttaacttaaattgTTGCTGTGTTTCTTTCTCGGTAGATTCATGCGTATCGATACTATGTTATCCTTTTACCAACAAACTATCAGGTTGTCAAAAGGAGAAACAATCTACTAGTattatgttaaatatgtttttggtctttataacaacaaaaaaacagcTACTAAATTTGCTTTTGATTTCTAACAAAGTTTTAGTATATTTTTAAGCCATAGAAAGAAAATTAATGTGCTTTTAGTCCTCAGTTCTTCTAAGGAACTAATGGCATGAAAGGAATTTAGGCTATGACATGGATAATGGAATTGTTTTCTTTGATCAACCCCTGCATTTGGTTGCCTCTAGGAACGTGTGATTCAACTAGGAATGTCAATTttgttaaggaaaaaaaaaaggaatgacaaGGCAATTATTCTAGTATAAAGTCAAACAATTATTAGTCTTTTTTGTGTGAATACTGAATAGTCACACAATTATTAGTCACCTatgaaaaagaaatttcaattttgaCATGACTCTTTTGAGTATAATAATCAAAGTCAAAAGTGATATATATCTTAGAGAAGGACCACAAACAATATTATAGGGCTCAAATTGTTATTTATACAAAAGTATTCAAATTgcgttaaaaaaaacaaactcaaaTTGGCGATGTTATAATCTAGGCTTAAGCAGTAAAgaaaagaatgattttttttttctcaccaacaaacacaaaaaaagaCACTCCTTAATACCACGAACttcggtcatcccacttattcattttaaagatgaaatttttagccactagcctacttacccaaaaaaaaattgttgcccCAAACTTTTTTAGGCGGATCCTTCGCAGCTGAATTATTTTCATGCACAAgaatcataaatcaaatcattTGCTTAAGGGGCCGATATAATACCCTTACCATTTAGATCAATTTATTCTTGTTATCTCTAAACTTTTTTAATTAACCCAAAAAGAACTACAGCGCGATAAGGAGAAAATGAATTTGGTTTTTCCTGAGCCATCTTTAAGGTAATTTCTTTTATGCTATCATTAAATTCAAAAGttgagaaaatgaatttggTTTTTCCGCTGGTCAAGTTGAGAAGAAATTCAAAAGTTGCAAGAATACTTTTTAGGGAATCTCGAGTAATCATTAAATTGGTATCTTTGTAACTCACTTTTAAATAGatacttcatccgtcccaaaatataagagctagTTTGACTAATACACGTATGTCaacgcacaattttgatcactaatatttttaattcttcgttagtaaaaattataaaaacttaatattttgaaaatactcatcaaaacaaatcaaacaagatcttatatgttaatatttatatggattaaatgtagttttacccttctgttttgattaaattggaattttaccccctgttttaaaacgcagACTTTTACCCcgctgttttataattttttggattttgcccccctaaaattctggtttcaagtcacaacttcaaagcatcacacacaactcaatttggatcaataattcaccaaacgtatACCGAAATGACCTTAATcaagttatctttccacataatcaaacctcactaaatttagagttacaaagagagattaattaccgttttagcgaagatatgtcccccaaaattctgcacaaaatctgctttcgagtcacaacttcaaaacttcgcacaaaattccatttggatccat
It contains:
- the LOC123910669 gene encoding tubby-like F-box protein 8; translated protein: MSFRSIVRDVRDSFGSLSRRSFDVKLTGQHHRGKSHGSVQDLHDQPLVIQNSCWANLPPELLFDVIRRLEESENTWPSRKHVVACASVCQSWRNMCKDIVKSPEFCGKLTFPVSLKQPGPRDGIIQCFIKRDKSNLTYHLFLCLSPALLVENGKFLLSAKRTRRTTYTEYVISMDADNISRSSNTYIGKLRSNFLGTKFIIYDTQPPYTTAHICPPGTGKTSRRFSKKVSPKVPSGSYNIAQVTYELNVLGTRGPRKMHCIMHSIPNSALDAGGSVPGQPELIPRSLEDSFRSISFSKSLDHSIEFSSSRFSDIGGSYNEEDDGKMRPLVLKNKPPRWHEQLQCWCLNFRGRVTVASVKNFQLIASTQPPAGAPTPSQPAPPEHDKIILQFGKVGKDMFTMDYRYPLSAFQAFAICLSSFDTKLACE